A single Bos mutus isolate GX-2022 chromosome 25, NWIPB_WYAK_1.1, whole genome shotgun sequence DNA region contains:
- the MOSPD3 gene encoding motile sperm domain-containing protein 3: MRRGAPQDQELVGPGAPGRGSRGAPPPSGPVVPVLVFPPDLVFRADQRSGPRQLLTLYNPTGAVLRFRVLCTAPAKYTVFDAEGYVKPQSCIDIVIRHVAPHPRNYDVQDRFRIELSEEGTEGRVVGRKDITSVLRAPAYPLELQGQSDPTPHPEPHSWTASSTAQPFPENPHPQLATSSFLLFLLMGTVSVAFLLLPLQDELGSQLPQILHVSLGQKLVAAYVLGLLTMVFLRT, encoded by the exons ATGCGCCGTGGGGCGCCCCAGGACCAGGAGCTGGTGGGTCCGGGGGCTCCTGGGCGGGGGTCCCGGGGCGCCCCTCCTCCCTCGGGACCTGTTGTCCCGGTCCTCGTCTTTCCCCCGGATCTAGTATTCAGGGCGGACCAACGGAGCGGACCCCGGCAGCTGCTGACCCTCTATAACCCCACGGGAGCAGTGCTTCGCTTCCGAG TGCTGTGCACAGCACCTGCCAAATACACAGTGTTTGACGCGGAAGGATACGTGAAGCCCCAGTCCTGCATTGACAT TGTGATTCGCCACGTGGCCCCCCATCCCAGGAACTATGATGTCCAGGATCGCTTCCGCATTGAGCTCTCTGAGGAGGGAACAGAGGGCCGAGTGGTGGGGCGCAAGGACATCACCTCGGTTCTGAGGGCCCCAGCGTACCCCCTTGAGCTTCAGGGACAGTCTGACCCAACGCCCCACCCAGAGCCTCATTCCTGGACAGCATCATCCACAGCCCAGCCCTTCCCAGAGA ACCCTCACCCGCAACTGGCCAccagctccttcctcctcttcttgctGATGGGCACAGTCTCTGTGGCCTTCCTGCTGCTCCCGCTCCAGGATGAACTTGGCAGCCAGCTGCCCCAGATCCTTCACGTCTCCCTGGGACAAAAGTTGGTGGCAGCCTACGTCTTAG GGCTCCTCACCATGGTGTTCCTCCGGACCTGA
- the PCOLCE gene encoding procollagen C-endopeptidase enhancer 1, which yields MLPAATASLLGPLLTAWALLLPFTHGQTPNYTRPVFLCGGDVTGESGYVASEGFPNLYPPNKECIWTITVPKSQTVSLSFRVFDLEQHPSCRYDALEIFAGSGTSGQQLGRFCGTFRPAPVVASGNQVTLRMRSDEGTGGRGFLLWYSGRATSGTEHQFCGGRLEKAQGTLTTPNWPESDYPPGISCSWHIIAPPDQVISLTFGKFDLEPDSYCRYDSVSVFNGPVSDDAKRLGKFCGDTVPGSITSEGNELLVQFVSDLSVTADGFSASYRTQPRGATEGVPGEVGLGPKPGAGPKVKPEVPPEEKSKAAPKAEATPVGPDAPSVTCPKQCRRTGTLQSHFCNSDLVVTGMIKSMVRGPGEGLTATVNVTGVYKTGGLDLPSPPTDTLLKFYVPCKQCPPMKKGISYLLMGQVDKNRGPILPPESFVVLHRPTQHQILTNLSRKCPSKPV from the exons ACCCGTGTTCCTGTGCGGAGGGGATGTGACTGGGGAGTCGGGTTACGTGGCAAGTGAGGGTTTCCCCAACCTCTACCCTCCCAATAAGGAGTGCATCTGGACAATAACG GTCCCTAAGAGCCAGACTGTGTCCCTCTCCTTCCGAGTCTTTGACCTGGAGCAGCACCCCAGCTGCCGGTACGATGCTCTGGAGATCTTTGCCGGGTCTGGAACCTCGGGCCAGCAACTCGGACGCTTCTGCGGGACCTTCCGACCCGCGCCTGTAGTCGCCTCCGGCAACCAGGTGACCCTGAGGATGAGATCGGACGAGGGCACGGGAGGACGAGGCTTCCTGCTCTGGTACAGCGGGCGGGCCACCTCCGGCACTG agcACCAATTTTGCGGGGGGCGGCTGGAGAAGGCCCAGGGAACCCTGACCACGCCCAACTGGCCCGAGTCCGATTACCCCCCTGGCATCAGCTGTTCCTGGCACATCATCGCGCCCCCGGACCAG GTGATCTCACTGACCTTCGGCAAGTTTGACCTGGAGCCCGACTCCTACTGCCGCTACGACTCTGTCAGCGTGTTCAACGGACCCGTGAGCGACGACGCCAAGCGGCTGGGAAAGTTCTGCGGCGACACAGTCCCGGG TTCCATCACCTCCGAAGGGAACGAGCTCCTCGTCCAGTTCGTCTCGGACCTCAGCGTCACGGCCGACGGCTTCTCGGCCTCCTACAGGACCCAGCCTCGGGGCGCCACCGAAGGAGTCCCAGGGGAGGTCGGCTTGGGCCCCAAGCCCGGAGCCGGGCCCAAAGTCAAGCCTGAAGTCCCACCTGAAGAGAAATCCAAAGCCGCACCTAAGGCAGAAGCAACTCCGGTGGGCCCGG ATGCACCCAGTGTCACCTGCCCAAAGCAGTGCCGGAGGACAGGCACCCTGCAGAGCCACTTCTGTAACAGCGACCTGG TGGTGACAGGAATGATTAAGTCCATGGTGCGGGGCCCAGGGGAGGGTCTCACAGCAACTGTCAATGTCACTGGTGTTTACAAAACCGGAGGCCTGGACCTGCCCTCTCCACCCACGGACACCCTCCTGAAGTTTTATGTGCCCTGCAAGCAGTGCCCCCCCATGAAGAAAG GAATCAGTTACCTGCTGATGGGCCAGGTGGACAAGAACAGAGGTCCCATCCTTCCTCCAGAGAGCTTCGTGGTTCTCCACCGGCCCACCCAGCACCAGATCCTCACCAACCTCAGCAGGAAGTGCCCCTCCAAGCCTGTTTAG